From one Culex quinquefasciatus strain JHB chromosome 3, VPISU_Cqui_1.0_pri_paternal, whole genome shotgun sequence genomic stretch:
- the LOC6039315 gene encoding LOW QUALITY PROTEIN: mucin-5AC (The sequence of the model RefSeq protein was modified relative to this genomic sequence to represent the inferred CDS: deleted 2 bases in 1 codon) — MNHSSRWTSFGGGGGGDGGSPGLSGNLSRMLSSPMAESTQLERGGNGSGRVNLFGSPVRSTATVTVSGGVKRKPTSPLLNSKSGFKSSGNLSGLGGVASGSRIDAQVYTDAQSRGLVNRLVRYHDKSQSSLNRSQSMTSLYTKPGQFPVVHLKKTEIKYSPRRNNSITSVRIAPPEKSVFQANTRSNILRAGSLLIPSAELKPVRQQQSEEEIDAENRVIAPTAEVDAAPTRSVLDALKEISRKRINNEELDADRIKKQCKELSEVDSGGGGGGVKRARELPSSASPPSRGSADQQKKRMCQKNNDILSSLSSSLVMATPKRVEPVQMRPNRLNVDQSFSAMVTPAAFNATIAATVESRFEPAKLARMESAPLPQITRSVPEVVQRVIPQPVRSQPTQPRITLFNRKYDESQIRLEESEPEQDDDEELGGRISFIKPKEKTPIVSSDKLALKRVEKNKLSLLLSCLSDDFDNEEEVKVTKPQAIPTFTAKDTVDAPPSKPTEQKKPEEPTPTLPKITGISALINNPIKDAGLGKIDPPTTTQKPPEPAKSSAAGPGFSFGTSTTTTTTSASTPKLADTTFNFPKPTPEVKPAEKPAPAASGGFSFGADPPPAYSAPKPASTPNLISFSPAPLAKPATTESTGFSFGASTTSTTTSSQPAVATTTSTQANPIAFGASGFSAFKPPASSAAAAPATTAPPAFGTVTTTSTASSAAPAGGFSFGAKPVTTSAASATPATNAFSFGGAAKPAAGAAPTPAASVITSSATPPAFGAAGSTSFAFGTSSSSPAPPAFGAVSNSTVPAFGSTSTSTTPSFGSIATTTTAAPAPTFGGFGNATTSSIAPTSAPTTAPPAFGSITTSTTSSTNMFGSASAKPVFGQSSTTNSGAFSFGGNAATTTPASAAQQPAASQPSANTTFSFGGAANAAPANVFGTGSNNSNQPTFGGNSAGSGTATPSFGAMAAGAAPPTFGMATSAAKPPAFGASTTTTSAAGGGGVFGTSASVFGGSTTGAATSASSVFGVQSSTTPAPSPFGGAAAPSSNPSSGGMFGAAAASINNNNNNQSQQSAAPTPFAFGGGATAQPAAPAAASTNKPFAFGGGPPNAVAPAAQPVKANSFSFSAAGTTNPVAPVAQSNSAFSFGASQQQQNNGPPPPAFGSTNSAFSFNSGSSSAATNNSNPNLATVKPFSFGGSAPAAQPAASGGIFGGAAAAATSPPPAFNFNQQQQQGVAPAGPFAFNSPVAATPGGPFAMANGGGAPGAGGPMFSIGTGGGNQQPGRRPIRTATRRLK; from the exons ATGAATCACTCCAGCCGATGGACATCGTTTGGcggcggaggaggaggagacggCGGGAGTCCCGGCTTGAGTGGGAATCTGAGCCGGATGTTGAGCAGTCCGATGGCGGAATCGACGCAGCTGGAGAGGGGGGGCAACGGGAGCGGCCGGGTGAATCTGTTTGGCAGTCCGGTGAGATCGACGGCGACGGTTACGGTGTCCGGGGGGGTCAAGCGGAAGCCGACGTCACCGCTGCTGAACAGCAAGTCGGGGTTTAAGAGCAGCGGGAATCTAAGCGGGTTGGGAGGGGTGGCGTCCGGTAGCCGGATTGATGCGCA gGTCTACACGGACGCCCAGAGTCGCGGTCTCGTCAATCGACTGGTTCGCTACCACGACAAGTCCCAATCGTCGCTCAACCGGAGCCAATCGATGACCAGTTTGTACACGAAACCGGGCCAATTTCCGGTGGTTCATTTGAAGAAGACGGAAATCAAGTACTCACCCCGACGGAACAACTCCATCACGTCGGTCCGGATTGCCCCGCCGGAGAAGTCCGTGTTTCAGGCGAACACGCGGTCCAATATCTTGAGGGCCGGATCGCTGTTGATTCCGAGTGCGGAGTTGAAGCCGGTCAGGCAGCAGCAGTCGGAGGAGGAGATTGACGCCGAGAACCGGGTGATTGCTCCGACGGCGGAGGTAGACGCGGCACCGACGCGCAGCGTCCTGGACGCGTTGAAGGAAATTTCCCGGAAGCGGATCAACAACGAGGAGTTGGACGCGGATCGGATCAAGAAGCAGTGCAAGGAGCTGAGCGAGGTGGATTCTGGG GGAGGAGGTGGCGGGGTGAAGCGGGCCCGGGAGTTGCCTTCGTCGGCTTCGCCGCCGTCGCGAGGTTCGGCCGACCAGCAGAAGAAGCGCATGTGTCAGAAGAATAACGATATTTTGAGCTCGCTGAGTTCCAGCCTGGTGATGGCCACTCCGAAGCGGGTTGAGCCGGTCCAGATGCGGCCGAACCGGCTGAACGTGGATCAGTCGTTCTCGGCGATGGTTACGCCCGCGGCGTTCAACGCTACAATCGCGGCGACCGTTGAAAGTCGGTTTGAACCTGCGAAGTTGGCTCGGATGGAATCGGCACCGTTGCCGCAGATCACGAGATCCGTTCCGGAAGTGGTTCAAAGGGTGATTCCTCAGCCGGTTAGATCTCAACCGACGCAGCCCCGAATCACGCTTTTCAATAGAAAGTACGACGAGTCGCAGATTCGGCTGGAAGAATCCGAGCCGGAgcaggacgacgacgaggaaCTCGGCGGCCGAATCAGCTTCATCAAACCAAAGGAAAAGACCCCGATCGTGAGCAGCGACAAGCTGGCCCTCAAACGCGTTGAGAAGAACAAACTGTCCCTTCTGCTGAGTTGCCTCAGCGATGACTTTGACAACGAAGAGGAGGTGAAGGTGACCAAACCTCAGGCAATTCCTACGTTCACCGCAAAGGACACCGTTGACGCGCCCCCGTCCAAACCCACGGAACAGAAGAAACCCGAAGAACCTACCCCAACGCTACCGAAAATCACCGGAATCTCCGCCCTCATCAACAACCCAATCAAGGACGCCGGCCTCGGTAAGATTGACCCACCAACAACGACGCAGAAACCCCCGGAACCAGCGAAATCCAGCGCAGCTGGACCAGGCTTCTCCTTCGGAACTtcaacaacgacgacgactacATCCGCATCGACCCCAAAACTTGCAGACACCACGTTCAACTTCCCAAAACCTACCCCGGAGGTCAAACCGGCCGAGAAACCCGCACCGGCCGCCTCCGGCGGCTTCTCCTTCGGAGCAGACCCACCTCCCGCCTACAGCGCCCCCAAACCCGCTTCAACGCCAAACCTGATCAGCTTCTCGCCAGCTCCGCTGGCCAAACCCGCGACCACCGAATCGACCGGATTTTCGTTCGGAGCGTCGACTACGTCGACGACGACCAGCAGTCAACCTGCGGTTGCCACCACAACTTCCACGCAAGCGAATCCGATCGCCTTCGGCGCCAGCGGGTTCAGTGCGTTCAAACCTCCGGCAAgttcggcggcggcggcgcctGCCACTACGGCGCCACCGGCCTTCGGCACGGTGACCACGACTTCAACTGCAAGTTCCGCCGCACCAGCGGGCGGATTCAGCTTCGGGGCGAAGCCCGTGACTACGAGCGCGGCGTCTGCGACGCCGGCCACCAATGCTTTCTCTTTTGGAGGAGCGGCCAAACCGGCTGCTGGCGCAGCTCCGACGCCTGCGGCGTCCGTGATCACGTCCTCAGCTACCCCACCGGCCTTTGGAGCAGCAGGTTCAACCTCATTCGCGTTCGGAACATCGTCGTCTTCGCCGGCTCCGCCTGCGTTCGGCGCCGTTAGCAACTCCACCGTACCGGCCTTCGGCTCAACGAGCACCTCTACAACGCCTTCGTTTGGATCCATAGCGACGACCACCACAGCGGCACCTGCACCCACCTTCGGTGGGTTCGGAAACGCCACCACTTCATCAATCGCGCCAACTTCTGCGCCCACGACGGCGCCTCCCGCCTTCGGCAGCATCACAACTTCAACGACTTCATCCACGAACATGTTTGGAAGTGCGAGCGCTAAACCCGTCTTCGGTCAATCCTCCACCACCAATTCAGGCGCCTTCTCGTTTGGCGGCAACGCCGCCACCACAACTCCGGCTTCCGCGGCACAACAACCCGCGGCGAGCCAACCCAGCGCCAACACCACCTTCAGCTTTGGAGGTGCGGCGAATGCCGCACCAGCGAACGtgtttgggaccggttccaacAACAGCAACCAACCCACCTTCGGTGGTAATTCTGCAGGAAGTGGAACGGCAACGCCGTCGTTTGGTGCGATGGCCGCAGGTGCAGCTCCGCCAACTTTTGGAATGGCTACTTCGGCGGCAAAGCCGCCGGCCTTTGGAGcgtcaacgacgacgacgtctgCCGCGGGTGGTGGTGGAGTGTTTGGAACGAGTGCGTCGGTCTTTGGAGGTTCAACGACTGGGGCGGCCACGAGTGCAAG CTCCGTCTTCGGCGTCCAATCCTCAACCACGCCCGCTCCGTCACCCTTTGGCGGCGCAGCAGCACCTTCCTCCAACCCATCATCCGGCGGGATGTTCGGCGCAGCCGCAGCatccatcaacaacaacaacaacaaccagtcCCAACAATCCGCCGCTCCAACGCCATTTGCCTTTGGTGGCGGAGCCACCGCACAACCTGCCGCCCCCGCCGCGGCCTCCACCAACAAGCCATTCGCCTTCGGGGGAGGACCCCCGAACGCGGTCGCTCCCGCAGCTCAACCGGTGAAGGCGAACAGTTTTTCGTTTTCGGCCGCTGGGACGACGAACCCGGTGGCACCGGTAGCTCAATCCAACTCGGCGTTCAGCTTTGGGGCgagtcagcagcagcagaataACGGGCCGCCACCGCCAGCGTTCGGCAGTACCAACAGTGCATTCTCGTTCAACTCCGGCAGCAGCAGCGCGGCCACCAACAACAGCAATCCGAACCTGGCGACGGTGAAGCCGTTCTCGTTCGGTGGAAGTGCCCCGGCGGCGCAACCCGCGGCGTCCGGTGGAATTTTTGGCGGCGCAGCCGCGGCAGCGACCTCACCCCCGCCGGCGTTCAACttcaaccagcagcagcagcagggggtGGCCCCTGCGGGGCCGTTTGCCTTCAACAGTCCGGTCGCCGCCACTCCGGGAGGACCGTTTGCGATGGCCAACGGAGGTGGGGCGCCGGGCGCGGGCGGCCCCATGTTTAGCATTGGAACCGGCGGTGGGAACCAGCAGCCCGGCCGGAGGCCGATCCGGACCGCAACGCGACGACTAAAGTAG
- the LOC6039312 gene encoding polyadenylate-binding protein — protein sequence MDHPGTSGSLQVGNAHRSSLYVTGLRPETGEMELFEKFTTVGPVNSIRMVREMITFRPLGSAYVNFQRTQDAARAFQTLNGDLIQHHPIQITWPEVDTVTPHVPAGILVKNLDETMDNQAVCDMFSSVGNVLSCKVALDIQGCSKGYAFVYFYATSSAHSAIDRVNGLAVNGASLAVSPLFTKLHVRNFGDRLTQTTLQELFAPYGSIKAHGVKSRGCGFVIYDSPEAAGHAMEALNGKALSDGKALRVVPVPERVLQPAPRLAEGEAVQVFVRNLDASIDNRHLGELFAPYGDVQRGFIVKEQGKSKGFGFVTYASGEQAARAIVEMNDREVAGKRIFVVLARGKEKPKPVSEVDAGHEPINTTTTDDTADLLLKTTTDPDELKSLLAHQLYPLVKACVNAQTAGRITFQMVRQHNASDLVALLKDPKRLQTVAKSVAIEGFESMSGLRLQLLLLSNPANSAAA from the exons ATGGACCACCCCGGAACATCCGGCAGCCTGCAGGTCGGAAACGCCCACCGATCCTCCCTGTACGTCACCGGCCTCCGGCCGGAAACGGGCGAAATGGAACTGTTCGAAAAGTTCACCACCGTCGGCCCGGTCAACTCGATTCGGATGGTCCGCGAGATGATTACGTTCCGGCCGCTCGGGTCAGCCTACGTCAACTTCCAGCGCACGCAGGACG CGGCACGCGCCTTTCAAACGCTGAACGGCGATCTGATCCAGCACCACCCAATTCAAATAACGTGGCCTGAGGTGGACACCGTCACCCCCCACGTGCCCGCCGGCATCCTGGTGAAGAACCTGGACGAAACCATGGACAACCAGGCCGTTTGCGACATGTTCTCGTCGGTGGGCAACGTGCTCAGCTGCAAGGTCGCCCTCGACATTCAAGGCTGCTCCAAAGGTTACGCGTTCGTGTACTTTTACGCCACCAGTTCCGCCCACAGCGCCATCGATCGCGTCAACGGGTTGGCCGTGAACGGTGCCAGCCTCGCCGTCAGCCCCCTGTTCACGAAGCTGCACGTGCGGAACTTTGGCGATCGGCTGACGCAAACGACTCTGCAGGAGCTGTTCGCTCCGTATGGCAGCATCAAGGCGCACGGCGTAAAAAGTCGTGGCTGCGGCTTCGTCATCTACGACAGCCCGGAAGCGGCTGGCCACGCGATGGAAGCGCTCAACGGGAAGGCGCTCAGCGATGGAAAGGCGTTGCGCGTGGTTCCGGTGCCAGAGCGAGTCCTGCAACCTGCACCACGACTCGCCGAAGGCGAAGCTGTTCAAGTGTTCGTCAGAAATCTGGACGCGTCGATCGATAACCGCCACCTGGGGGAGCTGTTCGCTCCGTACGGTGACGTTCAGCGAGGGTTCATTGTCAAGGAGCAGGGCAAATCGAAGGGGTTTGGATTTGTTACGTACGCGTCCGGTGAGCAGGCTGCGCGTGCCATCGTCGAGATGAACGATCGAGAAGTAGCTGGCAAGCGGATTTTTGTGGTGCTGGCTCGTGGCAAGGAGAAGCCGAAACCGGTTTCTGAAGTGGATGCAG GCCACGAACCCATCAACACCACCACCACGGACGACACCGCCGACCTTCTCCTGAAAACCACCACCGATCCGGACGAGCTCAAGTCGTTGCTGGCCCACCAACTTTACCCGCTGGTCAAGGCGTGCGTCAACGCGCAAACCGCCGGCCGCATCACCTTCCAGATGGTGCGCCAGCACAACGCCTCCGATCTGGTGGCTTTACTGAAGGACCCCAAACGACTGCAGACCGTTGCCAAATCCGTTGCCATCGAGGGCTTCGAATCGATGAGCGGCCTTCGgctgcagctgctgctgctgtccaaCCCGGCCAACTCGGCCGCAGCTTGA
- the LOC6039316 gene encoding vacuolar protein sorting-associated protein 45 has translation MNVIRAVQLYLEKMISEAGPGMKMLMMDRETTSIVSMAFAQSEMLQKEVYLFERIDSGRSNERLKYLKCIVFIRPTRDNILRLQSELKSPKYGSYYINFSNIIPRTDIKSLAESDESESVREVKEVYADYLPVNPNLFSLNIPMCLQALSWNPDALERSVQGIISMLLSFKLRPAIRYKGSSSVAQTLAKKIHETINKETALFSFRPPEDGSPPPLLLILDRRDDPITPLLNQWTYQAMVHELLTINKQRVDLSGVQGVPKDLKEIVLSSEQDEFYAGNLYANFGEIATTIKVMMDEFQKKTQDQKKIESINDMKNFVETYPQFKKMSGTVTKHLVLISELSLQVGKQQLFEISELEQEIACRADHSTQLQRVKKLVSDEKINLHNALRLILLYSMRYERHANCGTSGLLKALQDRGGRAHIVPKMLEYISTSARQELFNTVKITDAVKLTRNLIKGLKGVENVYTQHNCVLKEVLEEVIKGRPLDAAYPIMGNELPFRRPPQEVVVFVVGGTTYEEALAVHRYNQEGCKVILGGTTIHNSDSFIEEIVAATAGIPFKHSRSLQQFHSAPHGEA, from the exons ATGAATGTGATTCGGGCGGTTCAGCTGTACCTGGAGAAGATGATCTCCGAGGCAGGCCCCGGgatgaaaatgttgatgatGGATCGGGAAACC ACCAGCATCGTCTCGATGGCGTTCGCCCAGTCCGAGATGCTGCAGAAGGAGGTCTATCTGTTCGAGCGCATCGACTCGGGCCGGTCCAACGAGCGGCTCAAGTACCTCAAGTGTATCGTGTTCATCCGGCCCACCCGGGACAACATCCTGCGGCTGCAGAGCGAACTCAAGAGCCCCAAGTACGGCTCGTACTATATTA ATTTCAGCAACATCATTCCCCGCACGGATATTAAGTCGCTGGCGGAAAGCGACGAAAGTGAGTCCGTGCGCGAGGTTAAGGAAGTGTACGCCGACTATTTGCCGGTGAATCCGAACCTTTTCTCGTTGAACATTCCCATGTGTCTGCAGGCACTCTCTTGGAACCCAGACGCGTTGGAGCGATCGGTCCAAGGGATCATTAGTATGTTGCTTTCGTTCAAGCTTCGTCCGGCTATCCGATACAAGGGTAGTTCTAGTGTGGCCCAAACGTTGGCAAAGAAGATCCACGAAACCATCAACAAGGAAACGGCGCTGTTTAGCTTTCGACCACCCGAGGACGGATCTCCGCCGCCGTTGTTGTTGATTCTGGACCGTCGGGATGACCCGATCACTCCACTGTTGAACCAGTGGACGTACCAAGCTATGGTACACGAACTGTTGACCATTAACAAGCAACGGGTTGATCTCTCCGGGGTGCAGGGCGTTCCCAAAGATCTGAAGGAGATTGTGCTCTCCTCAGAACAAGACGAGTTTTACGCTGGAAATCTTTACGCGAATTTCGGCGAGATCGCCACGACTATTAAGGTAATGATGGACGAATTTCAGAAGAAGACTCAAGATCAGAAGAAAATCGAGAGCATTAACGACATGAAGAACTTTGTCGAGACGTATCCGCAATTTAAGAAGATGTCCGGCACGGTCACCAAGCATTTGGTGCTGATCAGCGAGCTTTCGCTGCAGGTTGGCAAACAGCAGTTGTTTGAGATTTCAGAACTTGAGCAGGAAATAGCTTGCCGTGCGGACCACTCGACCCAGCTGCAGCGGGTCAAGAAGCTTGTTTCCGACGAGAAGATCAACCTTCACAACGCACTTCGTCTCATTCTGCTGTACTCAATGCGATACGAACGTCACGCCAACTGTGGCACATCCGGACTGCTTAAGGCACTGCAAGATCGAGGAGGTCGAGCACACATCGTCCCTAAAATGCTGGAATACATCAGTACCAGCGCCCGCCAGGAACTCTTCAACACGGTCAAGATCACCGACGCCGTCAAGCTGACCCGCAACCTGATCAAAGGTCTAAAAGGAGTCGAAAACGTCTACACCCAGCACAACTGCGTGCTCAAAGAAGTCCTCGAGGAGGTCATCAAGGGACGTCCACTGGACGCGGCCTATCCGATCATGGGCAACGAGCTACCATTCCGTCGACCTCCGCAAGAAGTGGTCGTGTTTGTGGTCGGAGGAACCACGTACGAGGAAGCGCTGGCCGTGCATCGGTACAACCAGGAAGGCTGCAAGGTGATCCTCGGCGGCACAACCATCCACAATTCGGACAGTTTCATCGAGGAGATCGTGGCAGCCACTGCCGGCATTCCGTTCAAGCATTCACGATCGCTGCAGCAGTTTCACAGCGCTCCCCACGGGGAAGCTTAG